The Dermacentor andersoni chromosome 1, qqDerAnde1_hic_scaffold, whole genome shotgun sequence genomic interval CTGCCGTCTGGGCAGTGGTGGAGGCGGTCAACATGGCATAGCCCCTgttgcaggaggaggaggagtgacAGGGGCCATGCTCCCGCCTCACCCAAGGTCGCAGCGACTTGAGAGCTGCATGGAGCCCCCAGGCAGATCCTAATCGTGGCCAGATGCTGCAGCTCCAGCCTCTTGGGATGGGCAGATGGCAGTTCCACGAGTGGGAGGGCGTAGCACAGGCTTTAAGTGGCTGTTGCATCGTACAGCCACAGAGCCCACCTGGTGGTTAAGCCCTGTCCTTGGGCAAGAAGCTGGGAGGCTGCCTTGCCGACCCGGAGGACCTGGACATGCAGGTTCTTGACAGCAGGCAGCCAGGACAGCCGATGATTAATGCGCAGCCCCAGGTACGTCACTGCCATGCTCCAGAGCAACTGGATGCCTTGTTGGTGCAGCCGGACAGCTGTGTGGCGGGCGGCTGCTCTTGGGTGGAGCAGCATGGCCTCCATCTTCCTTGCCGAGATGGCATGGGCAATGCTGCTCAGTTAAGCAGCGGCGGTGTCGAGGGCTCTTTTCAGGGCTGAGTGCGCGCTGCGGTGGGTCTGTGGTGGTCTTCGCACCCACAGGGCgacgtcgtccgcgtagatcgagGTATTAACGAGGTAGTGGGTGTCGATTGGCAGGGCAGCAGGCAGCCGGGCCACGGCAAGGTTGAACAGGAAAGGGCTCACCACTGACGCTTATGGATGCCCGCTGGCACCGGCTGAGGGGAGCTCCTTGATTGGCCCACTTGCACCCTGAGAGTGCGTTACTCCAGGAAGGATGAGATGAACGGCCGCAGGTTTCCTTTGATGTCAAGGAGGTCCAAGGCCTGCTGAAGGACTGGATGGGGTAGGccgtcgaaggcccccttgatgTCGATAGGTGGCACCAGGTGCACGGCTTCACCACAGGCCTTGGCCTCCACCAGCGTGGAGACTATGTCCGCGATGGAGTCCGCGGTGTATCGGTGCTGCCGGAACCCCATCTGCTCGTCGGCCAGGAAGCCATGGGCACGCACCACTCGGTCCCGTCGGACCAGAGCAATGGCCTCCATCACCTTGCAAGCGGCGGAAGTGAGGGAGACCAGGCGGTGGGAACTCAGGTTTCCAGCCGCCTTTCTGTCCTTCAGGACGGGGGCCACGATGGCTGTGCGGCATGACTCCGGCACCGGCCCTGACCGCCAGGTGTCGTTGTAGCAGTCGAGCAGGcgttgctgctcgctggcggCCAGGTTGCGGAGCATTTCGGTCGTCACTCCGTTGGCTCCTGGTACGCTGTGACGCTTCCCTCTTCAGGGCCACTTGGAGCTCGTGCAGCACCAGCTGGTCCTGGCAGGTAGCCGTCACCTGGCTCGATATTCACCCTGGGTGGTAGTTGTGCAGGGAGCTAGGCAGGCTGGCGGAAGGCTGTCCTACCAGTGCGATGACTGCAGTGCGGGGTACAGCCGGCGCGAACTGGTGGGCCAGGAGTTCCGCAAGGGCCTCTTCACTTATGCCCAGCGTGATGGCCACGACGAGGACAGGTATTAGGCTTGCTCTCCAGCGGGTGAGAGATTTGAGCAGTCTCTAAGCCAGGGGTCCCTTGAATCTGTCCTCGATGGCAGAGCAGGACTGCTACAGCCCTCGCTCCTCCTGCTCCCGGCGTGGCACCTGCAGCGGGATACCACGCGTCTGTACTCGGTCCAGTGCTCTGCCTTACGCGTCCGAATTTCTCTCCGCTCCATACGGCGCCTGGAAGGCGTTGACGTAGAGCAGGTGGAGGTCCGGTGCGGGGGTATCTCGCTGGGCAGAGCACTGAACGGTGGCAGCCTGAGCACAATCCCCGATGGCGCTCAGGATGTCACGGCCACCATTCAACTTGCTGCAGTGCTTCCAGAACAGGCACCAGTCAGTGACGTGGTATTTTCTTGACCTAGGCCTTCTCCCAGACACGGGGCAGATCACGGTAGGCAAGTGGTCAGGCCCCCATGAGCCCGGAGTTGTGGCCCAGGAGTAGGAGCACTGCTCGGTGGTGAGGGAGAGGTTGATGGCCGTGCGAACAATTAGGTGTTGTGATCGACCGTTCACCCTGCGACGCACTTCGGTCACGGCTCGCATGATTATGgagaacgggccgacggcctcgtcaaaatggttctcgacACGGTTGATTTATGACCAGCGCGGAAGTACTTCGTTCAGGAGAGGCTTGAGCAATTAGCATGATACGGACATCACTTGTCAGCCTCACAAATTTGAATTTCTAAGCCGGGGACGCGATTAGCAGAATGATACGGCCATCACCTTTTAGCCGCACAAATTGGCGTGTCCAAGCCGGGGACGCGGTCATTGCGATGATCCGACCATCACCTGTCAGAATATAATTGCAGTCAGCGTACTTTCCCCTCGGTCACGGCTGACGTTCCCTTCGGCTCGCGCTGACTTTCCAATAAGagcccccccctaaaaaaaaaattgcagtgctAAAGTAAGAGAAAATATGGTGAGAAGGTTTGCAGTAGCACACGAACAATAAGTAATGAATAACGTAACGTCAACAGTTGGTACAAggccataattaaattaaattgtggggttttacgtgccaaaaccacttttggtttgtgaggcacgccgtagtggaggactccgcaaatttctaccacctggggttctttaacgtgcgcctaaatctaagcacacgggtgttttcacatttcgcccccatcgaaatgcggccgcctggccgggattcgatccggcgacctcgtgctcagcagcccaacaccatagccactgagcaaccacggtgggtacaagGCCATACCCATTAAGAAATCGTTGTATATTGAGTTACACTTGGCGATCAGGAAAACGCTTCCATCGCTGCtaaatcaaagaagtttttaggcatgcagggccctctgggctg includes:
- the LOC140219791 gene encoding uncharacterized protein, translating into MLRNLAASEQQRLLDCYNDTWRSGPVPESCRTAIVAPVLKDRKAAGNLSSHRLVSLTSAACKVMEAIALVRRDRVVRAHGFLADEQMGFRQHRYTADSIADIVSTLVEAKACGEAVHLVPPIDIKGAFDGLPHPVLQQALDLLDIKGNLRPFISSFLE